The Candidatus Margulisiibacteriota bacterium DNA segment TTTCCTTTGGAATTGGAATTGTGTTTGTGGTGACTACTTCTTTGAAGTTTGCATTTGTAAGCCGTTCAATTGCCGGACCACTGAAGACAGGATGTGTTGTTGCCAAGTAGATTTCCGGATTCGCCCCGTGTTCGCGTAAAACCTTGAGTCCTTGCGTTACGCTGCCGCCGGTATCAACCATATCGTCAAACAGGATAACTGTTTTATCTTTAACATCGCCGACGACATGCATGATGTCGGCAACATTGTGTTCAGGTCGGCTTTTGTGAAGTATGGCTAGCTGTGCTCCTATTTTGTCCGAAAACTTTTTTGCCATTTTTGCCCGGCCGGTGTCTGGTGCAACCACAACGGCATCTTTTATCCCTTTATTTGCGAAATATCTTGCAAAAAGGGGAAGTGCAGTTAAGTGATCTACTGGTACATTGAAGTATCCCTGGATTTGGTCTGCATGTAAATCCATCGTAATTATTCTATTTATCCCTGCGGTAGTTAGCAGATCGGCTATCAGACGTGCGGATATTGGCTCTCTCGGTGCTGATTTTTTATCCTGTCGTGCATATGCATAATGTGGAATAATGACATTAATTGATTTTGCGGAGGCTCTCTTAAGGGCATCGATGATAATAAACAATTCCA contains these protein-coding regions:
- a CDS encoding ribose-phosphate pyrophosphokinase, which produces MTDSNLSGMKLFCGSSHPKLGEEIAGYLNIECAKIKISRFSCGEIYARVLETTRGIDTFVLQTGSSNVNEDIMELFIIIDALKRASAKSINVIIPHYAYARQDKKSAPREPISARLIADLLTTAGINRIITMDLHADQIQGYFNVPVDHLTALPLFARYFANKGIKDAVVVAPDTGRAKMAKKFSDKIGAQLAILHKSRPEHNVADIMHVVGDVKDKTVILFDDMVDTGGSVTQGLKVLREHGANPEIYLATTHPVFSGPAIERLTNANFKEVVTTNTIPIPKEKQFPGLKIISAAPLLAEAISRNFSNKSISELFEA